A stretch of Salvelinus namaycush isolate Seneca chromosome 42, SaNama_1.0, whole genome shotgun sequence DNA encodes these proteins:
- the LOC120034769 gene encoding G-protein coupled receptor 151-like, which yields MDKLPGVNVSTANSSTVDRLGPSFIERGSYEHLDPGELHVLVPVILGVICVLGLAGTLTSMGILISNAHRGKLSLINALILNLMFADGLVLAFALPFRAAAFSKPTWTLGWAVCKTCDWFLQSCMVAKSFTVAVMAKACYRYVSNPTKQVSISLRSILLVMWFLWLSACSAPIPTWLFSSLQRETRGLVCVQVVPPEAQDFMSVYVKAYPLGVFCAPLSFALLYFWWAYGRCQRRCSKTQNLRTQIRSRKLTLMLFSLTVAMAMLWLPQWVVWVWERHAAEREAQGPREEEPFVVFTPPLLFSISALLLTFSLSLVNPVIVLSLSEEFTEGYRGLWRRLTLRKHTPSNPNPKPGPHAPTAPQSPCPRPETSGQLQGGDGSLGPIPSQETRVDPQPQAEQGGVEEVDAEGESPRDGIVLLDVEQFWHERETGSMTEENDPIPWEHQEGAPAEGRK from the coding sequence ATGGATAAACTGCCAGGGGTGAACGTATCCACTGCTAATAGCTCGACTGTGGACCGACTTGGTCCTTCGTTCATAGAGCGTGGTTCCTACGAGCACCTGGATCCAGGCGAGCTGCATGTCCTTGTGCCTGTCATTCTGGGGGTGATCTGTGTTCTGGGGCTGGCCGGTACTCTCACATCTATGGGTATCCTGATCTCCAACGCCCACCGTGGGAAACTCTCCCTCATCAACGCTCTCATCCTCAACCTGATGTTTGCCGACGGCCTTGTCCTGGCGTTCGCCCTCCCGTTCCGTGCCGCCGCCTTCTCCAAACCCACCTGGACGCTTGGCTGGGCGGTGTGCAAGACCTGTGATTGGTTCCTGCAGAGCTGCATGGTTGCAAAGAGTTTTACAGTAGCGGTGATGGCTAAGGCTTGTTACCGTTACGTCTCTAACCCGACTAAACAGGTCAGCATCAGTCTACGCTCCATCCTATTGGTGATGTGGTTCCTCTGGCTGTCTGCCTGCTCCGCTCCCATCCCTACCTGGCTGTTCTCctcactgcagagagagacccgagggctggtgtgtgtgcaggtggTTCCCCCCGAGGCGCAGGACTTCATGTCGGTCTACGTCAAGGCGTACCCCCTCGGTGTGTTCTGCGCCCCTTTGAGTTTTGCCCTGCTGTATTTCTGGTGGGCGTATGGGCGCTGCCAGCGGCGCTGTAGTAAGACCCAGAACCTCCGAACGCAGATCAGATCCAGGAAGCTCACGCTGATGTTGTTCAGTCTGACGGTAGCCATGGCGATGCTGTGGCTGCCGCAGTGGGTGGTCTGGGTGTGGGAGCGGCACGCCGCGGAGCGAGAGGCACAGGGACCGAGAGAGGAAGAACCCTTTGTCgtcttcactccccctctcctcttctccatctcCGCCCTGctcctcaccttctctctctccctggtgaACCCCGTCATCGTCCTCTCTCTGTCGGAGGAGTTCACCGAGGGGTACAGGGGTCTGTGGAGGCGCCTTACTCTTCGTAAACACACCCCGTCCAACCCAAACCCCAAACCCGGGCCTCACGCTCCCACCGCCCCCCAGTCCCCTTGCCCACGACCGGAGACCTCAGGCCAGCTGCAGGGAGGAGACGGAAGCCTAGGCCCCATCCCTAGCCAGGAGACTAGAGTTGATCCCCAGCCCCAGGCGGagcagggaggggtggaggaggtggaTGCGGAGGGAGAGAGCCCCCGGGATGGGATCGTGCTGCTGGATGTGGAGCAGTTCTggcatgagagagagacaggctcgATGACAGAGGAGAATGATCCCATACCCTGGGAGCACCAGGAGGGAGCACCAGCCGAGGGGAGGAAGTGA